In Papaver somniferum cultivar HN1 chromosome 9, ASM357369v1, whole genome shotgun sequence, the genomic stretch CTATGCCTAGAGGAAAGATTTTCCTTAACCTGATGTCTCTAGAAGCTACTTTCTCCCACAGGATAGTTTGAATTAAAAGGTCGTGGAAAAATCATTGGAACCAAGCAGGTGAGAACTGCACATCTAAGTGTATAATCGGTGAACCCTTGCAGAAATATGGAGAGCTCATAAGAACTTTTGATACTGTCGATGATGTAAAGCTTAACAAAGGTATACCACCTTGTTAAGAGACTCCGGCACTTCAATTCAACCCATCTGAGACAACCACTTTCTCTGCGTCCAACCAAATCAGTATCGAtctagctttctttttcttttttcttttattccgCTTGaagtttctttcttcttttcttttcgctAGAAGAAAACTATGGCAACCGTTTTTAAGAACGCGATACGTAGCTTATTAGGTATAGATTTTAACGTAAGTGTTGTCTACATTAGACGGCGTTAATACGTCCTGTTAAGTTTTGGTGTAACAAAGTGTAACCATATTAGTTAGCTGTAAATTATGATGAAAGTATTGTCCACCAAGCATTAGACAGACGTCGTTACTAACAAACGGTTAAATACTTGATGTAAACAAACTAtaacataatttttaatattttgaacAATAGTATTTTGACCAATAAAATTATGCCAAGTGTCCTTACCAGAGCTTCTATATCGGAGAAGGTCTATTTCGGCCACTATCAAGggaggatttcatcaccgttcaacATGAGAGCTCATTTTTTCAAGGTTTTTAGGGGGAAGATGGAGAGGCTGGAGAACATTGGTGCTGACCTAAGTCCATAGTCAACTGGCCGGTCGACGCTCAAAATTGGACAAACTCAAGACGGGTACCAAATCTTGCATTCCAAATGCAAGATAAATCAAACCTCTATATTAAGAAGCGGGTTTCTCCATTAGAAACTTTAGGCCCGTACCAAATTGAATACAAGATATATACTTCCAATGAAATGAAATATGAAACTGTAAACACGATTGCAAAGGAAAGAACAAATAGAAATTTCTTCATGCTTGATTGTGCTCGCAACTGTGTTTGCTTTGCCATAGTGACTtaccaatttaaaaaaaaaaatctgaggaAGCCTGTAAATTATTCTAGATTAAAAAGAGAAGCTAAAAGAACAAATTTTATTGCAAAGTTTTAGGCAAACAAGATGAAGCCAGTAATGGATCAACAACACAATCCATCTTATTCGATTGATCCATATTTCTTAATACTTGGTGCATTCTTTACCGCAATGGAATTTGTAACAATCAATCGCTTCCTGTCCACGAAGAGCTTGAGCGCTGCTTTTGTTGATACAATTGAAAACTGCACAACCAACTTTGCAGTAGGCGTATGCAGAGGTAACCTTACCGAGAGAAGCCAGACCCTTTTCACATTTATAGCGACAAATATAAGGACATAGATTTGGATCAGCATCTCCTTTGTATTGACAATCTGACACGCATTCATCCCAACACTCAATGTCCAAATTGTCATCATCTTTTGCAATACTCTTCCCAACAAACATTCCCAATATTAGCATCACCATCACAaagctcatcttcaaattcctgCCTGCCATTTTCTCTACTCTTTTCTTTCTCGCTTTCTCTAGGAATTTTTGGTAAGATGAGTAAACAGTTGATGAATCCTCAATGACTAGTTCTGtcgatgaagaagaatatatatactGACTGTAGAGTATTACAAGAGATTTCTAGAGTTGACTCGAGAATATTTGATCATTATAACCGAACATTCGTAATTACTGGAAATAGTTTACATATATTGCACATTCTTAAAGCAGGATATATTTTGGTAATTAATGTTGGATATATATTGTGTATCCGGTGGTAATTGCTGTTAAACAGGGATAACTTTTACGTAATTATTGTGCATATACGGTGGTAAATGCTGTTAAAATGGGATTTACTTCGGTAATAATATAAGtattttttttgtatgtttttattAATCTAATGATTAGCTAActgattattacatgaaactggTTGGAAGCATAACAAGCTACGCTCCAATAACGCATAACTATACTTTAACAGGTTACTGTGCTAGCCTATCAGCGAGCTTTATAAGTATTTTTTTATACGTATcttttttaaaacaaaactagtcataaaaaaccaagggaccaaacttgtggtacaaaaaccccactcaaatgttgagatccattaaaactccatcgtaaacaaaattgatacaaaaaccccaaatttttaaaacttgatacaaaaatcccaaatttaaatgttggtttcatcaaattttattttggtttcatcataaaatttgatgaaaccaaaataaaattcgttgaaaccaacatttaaatttggggtttttgtgttaattttgttttgatggggtttttatgttacttttattttgatgggttttttatggaaggatggtgacatctctgggttataactcgcggaccgttattAAAATTGGTAATAATATACCGGTGCAAATTTGTGCACCCTTGAATACCTGGGTGCACGTTGCCGCTCATCCATTTGTCCACGTGGCTAGTCTTGTTTacggttttcctttttttttaattttttatcttAAAATTATATTTTGAATACGAGAATATATCTCTCAATTAATGCCTTTATTATCGCTTTTTTCgtcgaaaaaaaaggaaaagaagaccGAAGGTCGACTGAATGTCCACCAATTTTCACAAACCCCAGCAACATCATGGTGTTGAAAGAATTTTGTGAAGTCAATTTGTAAACAGTACTTTAATAGTTAGGTTTGATGTGATATATTTGTTTTGCTTAGAGGTACTTGACGATAATGCTTGGGTACTTGAACGACAATAATGGTTAGAAGAGTGGTTGTGCACATCTGAGTTTCTTTCTTTGCTGAGGActtcattttcttttcattttggtgCAATCAATGGCCTTATCTTTTTGGCTCAATTTAAATTTATTTTGTCTCAACATTTGTTGTCATTGTTATGATTCAGTTTAACCATTTTGTTGTCAGAAGTTCCAAAGTGAAGTATATGTACTGAATTTTACTTGGTTGAATTTATGCTGAATTGAATTTTTGCTAAAGGATATGTACTTCTCCAATTTCTGCATCATATTTAGTATGAATTTATAGATTACCATAGTCGTATCATATAGATTCCATAAGAAGAGACATAACAAGCAGTTGTTTTACAATGACTACTATCGGTTGCGATGCTCAACTCGATGACAAAAATGAATAAGTTACAAAATGGAACACCAAACAAAACAACCATGCTCGTCTCTGTAATGCAACAATTTTCTTTTGTACAGTAATGCAATAGCTATTTTCAGTGcttgaattctttttttttcttgcctTGTAACAAGCTGCTTAACACGATGCGTCTGCTGTCGATGCCATGTCTGGACACAGTCATTTATGTGTTTCCGGCTGTTTCAAAACAGCTTGTACTTGCATTTGAAATTCACGCGACGCATTAAGAACTTCCGCAAAGATCTTCCTTTGCCTGATTTCGATGCGGCTCTTCTATTCGTCCCCTATCCTTGTGTCCGTCTCAGCAACTCGCTTCTTTCTCTGCTGTCGATCATCTCTTTCCCTAACAGACACATCTCCAATACCATACAGGACCAGGCTATCTCATTAACCCCCAACCAAACAATTGTTTTTCAGGATGCACACATTTCTCACACAACCAGTACTCGTCGCTTACACTACACAGAACTTTACTTTGTAAAACTGCCAACTTCAACCCATAAAACTCAATTAAGCACCTCATCTGCAAATCTTCTCCTCTACTTGAAGGTAACTTTTCAAGCTCAGACGATTGGAGAGTCATAAGTTGGGATATCTATTTGATTGACATCTAGCTTCCCAGTTTTGATATTACACTAGAAGGTCCCTGAAGAAGTCCCCTGTAACACAAATAACAATTCAATATTATTAGCGGTAAGGTTTATACTTTATAGATGTCCCCTACAATCTTGGAATAATTTATGATAACTGTTACAGAAACCAAAAAACTACCTACTGTTATTTGGACATCCCTCAAAACATCACCTGCATAACAAATTGAGTTATTGACACCACAAACAGAGTACCAGAAAAATATTCCCAACCCTCAATAGGGTAGAAAAGCAGTTTAGAACTAAAGAAGTAATAAACTATAAGTTTCTAGTAATGCAGCGATTCAGACCTATGCCTAGAGGAAAGATTTTCCTTAACCTGGTGTCTCTAGAAGCTACTTTCTCCCACAGGATAGTTTGAATTAAATGGTCACGAAAAAATGATTGGAACCAAGCAGGTGAGAACTGCACATCTAAGTGTATAATCGGTGAACCCTTGCAGAAATATGGAGAGCTCATAAAAACTTTTGATACTGTCGATGATGTAAAGCTTAACAAAGGTATACCTTGTTAAGACACTCCAGTTGCTTATAGTAACGGTCTATAAAAAATTAACAATCAATTGTTTGTTTTATATTCAGTAGAGTTAGGAAATATGGACCAGGATAAGATAAAGTCAGAGTTGGATACTCAAAGGAGGTTGCTCGAGGTTTTCAAATCACAGAAATGGAAGAGCATGAGTCCGAGACTAAATCATACGAAATCGATTAGCTGAAAGAAATTTGTAGGGAACACTGCAATTCATCGCCTGGAGATTAAGGTAACACTGCTTCTACAGATGTTGGGCTAGGGATTAAGCACAGTTACAAAGCACAAATTGACTAAAAGACAACCCACCACCA encodes the following:
- the LOC113311215 gene encoding thionin-like protein 2; amino-acid sequence: MAGRNLKMSFVMVMLILGMFVGKSIAKDDDNLDIECWDECVSDCQYKGDADPNLCPYICRYKCEKGLASLGKVTSAYAYCKVGCAVFNCINKSSAQALRGQEAIDCYKFHCGKECTKY